One window from the genome of Amphiprion ocellaris isolate individual 3 ecotype Okinawa chromosome 23, ASM2253959v1, whole genome shotgun sequence encodes:
- the ing2 gene encoding inhibitor of growth protein 2 — MLGHHYPNADKSQQLVNYVEDYLECVESLPLDIQRNVSLLREIDAKYQEVLKEVDEVFEKYKGEQDAAQRKRLQIQLQRALIISQELGDEKIHVVTQMTELVENRSRQMDSHSLCLQEPSEAERLTTERRSSIQESPAPERASTRRPRRQRNSESRDSSHPSANGSMVDDPVEELSLPPPREKKSKSAKKKKRKAKQERDASPVDFAIDPNEPTYCLCEQVSYGEMIGCDNDQCPIEWFHFSCVGLTYKPKGKWYCPKCRGDNEKTMDKSIDKNRKDRRSR; from the exons ATGTTAGGCCATCACTATCCAAATGCCGACAAGTCGCAACAACTGGTCAACTATGTGGAGGATTATCTGGAATGTGTGGAGTCCCTGCCTTTGGACatacaaagaaatgtttctctGCTTCGAGAAATCGATGCAAAGTATCAAG AGGTGCTGAAGGAGGTGGATGAAGTGTTTGAGAAATACAAAGGTGAGCAAGATGCAGCTCAGAGAAAGCGCCTGCAGATCCAGCTGCAGAGAGCGCTCATCATCAGCCAGGAGCTAGGTGATGAGAAGATCCATGTCGTAACCCAGATGACAGAGCTGGTGGAGAATCGTTCCCGTCAGATGGACTCCCACTCCCTGTGCCTACAGGAGCCCAGCGAGGCTGAGCGACTAACTACAGAACGGCGTTCCAGCATCCAGGAGTCCCCAGCCCCTGAACGCGCCTCAACTCGCCGCCCGCGGCGTCAAAGGAACAGCGAGAGCCGTGACTCCAGCCACCCATCTGCTAATGGTTCTATGGTGGACGACCCCGTGGAAGAGTTGTCCCTTCCTCCACCCCGAGAGAAGAAGTCCAAGTctgcaaagaagaagaaacgcaAGGCCAAACAGGAACGAGACGCCTCGCCTGTCGACTTTGCTATTGATCCCAATGAGCCCACCTACTGTCTTTGCGAACAGGTGTCTTACGGTGAGATGATCGGCTGCGACAATGACCAGTGCCCTATTGAGTGGTTCCACTTCTCCTGTGTGGGACTCACCTACAAGCCCAAGGGCAAATGGTATTGCCCCAAATGCAGAGGGGACAATGAAAAGACCATGGACAAAAGCATAGACAAGAACAGAAAAGATCGCAGGTCCAGGTAG